One genomic window of Paenibacillus xylanilyticus includes the following:
- a CDS encoding nitric oxide synthase oxygenase: MRTDLDQLQGEAERFIYTCYEELGHSREDAEARLIAVHQEIEDTGTYVHTTEELEHGCKMAWRNSNRCIGRLFWDKLRIVDARHADTAGTAAEAVMNHIRVASNGGKVIPMITILPPTGPSGAPVRIWNHQLIRYAGYETEQGIIGDPASLELTKAAMSLGWQGAGGDYDVLPLIIQAQGQAPEWYVIPHEDIVEVNIEHPDRSEIAELGMRWYGVPMIADMRLEIGGISYPAAPFNGWYMETEIGARNLADTFRYNKLPAVAAALGLNTSSETTLWKDRALVELNVAVLYSFKKAGVSIVDHHTAASQFALFEQREAKAGRELTGDWVWLIPPVSPATTHIFHSSYRNEIVKPNFFRQESAYILDGESAGAEPENIEQQHKDANPHQPQAGDSSLRCPFAH, from the coding sequence ATGCGGACAGACCTGGATCAATTGCAGGGAGAAGCTGAACGGTTTATATATACATGTTATGAAGAGCTGGGCCATTCGCGAGAAGACGCGGAGGCCCGGCTTATTGCTGTTCATCAGGAGATTGAAGATACGGGCACTTATGTGCATACGACCGAAGAACTGGAGCACGGCTGCAAAATGGCATGGAGGAACAGCAACCGCTGTATCGGACGATTGTTCTGGGACAAGCTGCGAATTGTGGATGCTCGTCATGCAGACACAGCCGGAACTGCTGCGGAGGCCGTGATGAATCATATCCGTGTGGCATCCAATGGCGGTAAGGTTATCCCGATGATTACGATTCTTCCGCCGACTGGGCCAAGCGGAGCTCCTGTACGGATCTGGAACCACCAGCTTATCCGTTATGCTGGATACGAGACGGAACAAGGTATCATTGGAGATCCTGCATCCCTGGAACTGACCAAGGCGGCCATGTCACTTGGCTGGCAAGGGGCAGGGGGAGATTACGATGTATTACCGCTCATTATTCAGGCGCAAGGGCAGGCTCCCGAGTGGTATGTTATACCCCATGAGGATATTGTAGAAGTGAACATTGAACACCCCGACCGATCTGAAATTGCGGAACTCGGCATGCGCTGGTACGGTGTACCGATGATTGCGGATATGCGGCTTGAGATTGGAGGCATTTCTTATCCGGCTGCGCCGTTTAACGGCTGGTATATGGAGACCGAAATTGGTGCACGTAATCTGGCGGACACCTTCCGCTACAATAAACTGCCTGCAGTGGCAGCAGCACTCGGACTGAACACATCCAGCGAAACGACGCTATGGAAGGATCGCGCACTCGTTGAATTGAATGTAGCCGTACTGTATTCTTTCAAGAAAGCAGGCGTCAGCATAGTGGATCACCATACGGCGGCGTCGCAATTTGCTTTGTTTGAGCAGAGGGAGGCAAAGGCAGGGCGTGAGCTGACTGGAGACTGGGTTTGGCTTATTCCGCCTGTTTCTCCGGCAACGACCCATATCTTCCACAGCTCCTATCGCAATGAGATCGTGAAGCCGAACTTTTTCCGTCAGGAATCAGCGTATATACTAGATGGAGAATCAGCTGGTGCTGAACCAGAGAATATTGAACAACAGCATAAGGATGCCAATCCCCATCAGCCGCA